The following are from one region of the Aequoribacter fuscus genome:
- a CDS encoding M48 family metallopeptidase: MRFLVIVSALLLGACSTSPTGRSQFMIISPQAAIVQSQKAYADTLKQLESKEQLSSDHRLADRVQRITGRLVSTAHDHYPSSRTWDWSVALIDDPEMVNAWCMAGGRMAVYTGLFEQLKLTDDEFAQIMGHEIAHALANHTAEQMSRAVAMQIGLSAVNAASDGNSAANQGAQLAAVLALQLPNSRTAESEADTIGLELATLAGYDPQAAVTLWRKMGDLSDKRPPEFLSTHPDPTTRLSALRDHANDVAGLNPKQIKAPIYPVNIVYQKDVVK; this comes from the coding sequence ATGCGTTTTTTGGTTATTGTCTCAGCGCTGCTCTTAGGCGCTTGCTCCACCAGTCCAACAGGTCGTTCGCAGTTTATGATCATCTCGCCTCAAGCGGCGATTGTGCAATCGCAAAAAGCTTACGCCGATACTCTGAAGCAACTCGAGAGCAAGGAGCAGCTTTCGTCGGATCACCGCCTAGCCGATCGAGTACAGCGTATTACAGGGCGTCTAGTGAGTACCGCACACGATCACTATCCCTCAAGCCGCACGTGGGACTGGAGCGTCGCCTTGATTGACGACCCCGAAATGGTCAATGCCTGGTGTATGGCGGGTGGCCGAATGGCGGTTTATACCGGCTTATTCGAACAGCTTAAACTCACCGACGATGAGTTCGCTCAAATCATGGGCCACGAAATTGCCCACGCACTCGCCAACCATACCGCCGAGCAAATGTCTCGTGCCGTCGCCATGCAGATTGGCTTAAGTGCTGTCAACGCAGCGAGCGATGGTAATAGCGCGGCTAACCAAGGGGCACAGCTGGCGGCCGTTCTGGCACTACAACTCCCCAACAGCCGCACGGCCGAATCAGAAGCAGATACGATAGGCCTCGAACTGGCGACACTGGCAGGATACGACCCACAAGCTGCCGTTACCCTGTGGCGCAAAATGGGAGATCTTAGCGACAAACGTCCGCCCGAATTTTTAAGTACGCACCCCGATCCTACGACGCGACTGAGTGCGCTTAGAGATCATGCAAACGACGTCGCAGGCCTCAATCCAAAGCAAATTAAGGCGCCAATTTACCCTGTGAACATCGTCTATCAAAAGGACGTAGTAAAATGA